One genomic window of Marinobacter adhaerens HP15 includes the following:
- a CDS encoding MlaA family lipoprotein — translation MNYFFIRRRFITLAMLFSLSALVPAGQAIAQNMQEPAPEGSVPVDPADPWENWNRKVYTFNETIDRWFLKPVAQAYRTFTPQIIDRGVTNFFNNLTELRNFTNSVLQLKGESAVVAVGRFTYNTTFGLGGLFDVATAFDLPERPEDFGQTLGYWGAGSGPYLMLPFLGPSTPRHFTGFVTDGFALPSAWDEVESPEVYYARALQIVDRRADLIPAESFISGDSYVFVRNAFLQRREFLINDGKVVNDPFASDDDEDLMLDDF, via the coding sequence ATGAACTACTTTTTTATCCGGCGCCGGTTTATTACCCTGGCCATGTTGTTTTCCCTGTCTGCGCTTGTGCCAGCGGGCCAGGCTATTGCCCAGAACATGCAGGAACCCGCTCCAGAGGGATCTGTTCCGGTTGATCCCGCAGATCCCTGGGAGAACTGGAACCGCAAGGTGTACACCTTCAACGAAACCATCGACCGCTGGTTCCTGAAACCGGTAGCACAGGCCTATCGGACCTTTACGCCGCAAATCATCGACCGCGGCGTTACCAATTTTTTCAACAATCTGACAGAACTGAGGAACTTCACCAACAGTGTCCTTCAACTGAAAGGGGAGTCTGCGGTGGTTGCCGTGGGGCGCTTCACCTACAACACCACCTTTGGGCTGGGTGGTTTGTTCGATGTCGCAACCGCCTTTGACCTGCCGGAACGGCCCGAGGATTTTGGCCAGACCCTGGGATACTGGGGCGCGGGTTCAGGGCCCTATCTGATGCTTCCTTTTCTCGGCCCTTCCACACCCCGGCACTTTACCGGGTTTGTGACGGACGGTTTCGCGTTGCCTTCGGCGTGGGATGAAGTGGAAAGCCCTGAAGTTTACTATGCAAGGGCTCTGCAAATCGTCGACCGCCGGGCGGATTTGATCCCTGCTGAAAGTTTCATCTCTGGCGATAGTTACGTGTTTGTGCGGAATGCCTTTCTGCAACGTCGCGAATTCCTGATTAACGACGGTAAGGTGGTTAACGATCCGTTTGCCAGCGATGACGATGAGGACTTGATGCTTGATGATTTCTAA
- a CDS encoding acyl-CoA thioesterase: MSVPGNLVNTITMPLRWGDMDAYGHANNTVYFRFFEEARIVWLASLELGGPDEPTGPVIIKTSATFLKELNHPATVEVKTYADKAGNTSLDTYHLLTDVDTGAVYAEGYAKIVWFDRKTRSSAPLPDTLRALATS, translated from the coding sequence ATGTCAGTACCGGGAAATCTTGTAAACACAATCACTATGCCCCTCCGGTGGGGAGACATGGATGCATACGGCCACGCCAATAATACAGTCTACTTCCGATTCTTTGAGGAAGCGCGCATTGTGTGGCTGGCTTCACTGGAGCTGGGCGGGCCTGACGAGCCGACCGGCCCGGTCATTATAAAGACCAGCGCTACCTTTCTAAAGGAATTGAACCACCCGGCAACGGTTGAGGTGAAAACATACGCTGACAAGGCAGGTAACACCAGTCTCGACACCTACCATTTGCTGACAGATGTCGACACCGGCGCCGTATATGCGGAAGGCTATGCAAAAATCGTCTGGTTCGACCGAAAGACGCGCTCATCGGCTCCGCTGCCAGACACCCTCAGGGCACTGGCAACGTCTTGA
- a CDS encoding beta-ketoacyl-ACP synthase III yields the protein MIKAVISGTGLYTPPATISNDELVEAFNQYVELFNAENADAIASGDVTPLQPSSSSFIEKASGIKRRHVIDKDGILDPNRMKPYIPDRSNEEPSVQCDMAVTACREALEQAGKSAEDVDAVIVACSNLQRAYPAVSIEVQEALGIDGFAYDMNVACSSATFGLQAAVNSVENGSARAVLVVSPEICSGHLNFRDRDSHFIFGDACTAILVEREEDTREGQGFEILGTSLKTKFSNNIRNNFGFLNRADESGVGKPDKLFVQQGRKVFKEVSPLVAETIQKQLQSLSLAPDDLRRMWLHQANLNMNQLIARKVLGRDATEEEAPVILDEYANTSSAGSIIAFHKNKDDLVSGDLGVICSFGAGYSIGSVVVRRR from the coding sequence GTGATTAAAGCCGTTATTAGCGGGACCGGTCTCTACACACCGCCAGCAACCATTAGTAATGACGAACTGGTCGAAGCCTTTAACCAGTATGTTGAACTGTTCAACGCCGAGAACGCAGACGCCATCGCCAGCGGCGATGTAACGCCACTGCAGCCTTCCTCCTCTTCGTTCATCGAAAAAGCGTCGGGCATCAAGCGTCGCCATGTCATCGACAAGGATGGCATTCTCGATCCCAACCGCATGAAACCCTACATCCCGGATCGCAGCAACGAAGAGCCCTCGGTTCAATGCGATATGGCCGTGACGGCCTGCCGTGAGGCGCTGGAACAAGCGGGCAAGTCGGCTGAGGATGTTGATGCGGTGATTGTTGCCTGCTCTAATCTGCAGCGAGCCTACCCAGCCGTTTCTATCGAGGTCCAGGAGGCGTTGGGTATCGACGGGTTTGCCTATGATATGAACGTAGCCTGCAGCTCCGCTACGTTTGGGCTCCAGGCCGCCGTTAATTCTGTCGAGAATGGCAGTGCCCGTGCCGTTCTGGTGGTCAGCCCGGAAATCTGTTCGGGCCACCTGAACTTCCGCGATCGGGACAGTCATTTTATTTTCGGTGACGCCTGTACGGCTATTCTGGTTGAGCGAGAAGAAGATACTCGTGAGGGCCAGGGCTTCGAGATCCTCGGTACCAGTCTTAAAACCAAATTCTCGAATAACATCCGGAACAATTTCGGGTTTCTGAACCGCGCCGACGAATCCGGTGTCGGCAAACCGGACAAGCTCTTCGTTCAGCAAGGCCGTAAGGTATTCAAAGAAGTGTCGCCACTGGTTGCCGAGACAATCCAGAAACAGCTGCAAAGCCTTTCGCTTGCCCCGGATGATCTCCGTCGCATGTGGCTGCACCAGGCCAACCTGAACATGAATCAGCTGATAGCGCGCAAGGTACTGGGTCGGGATGCCACCGAAGAAGAGGCCCCGGTCATTCTGGATGAGTACGCAAACACCAGCTCCGCCGGTTCGATCATCGCCTTCCACAAAAACAAGGATGACCTTGTCAGTGGTGATCTGGGGGTAATCTGTTCTTTCGGGGCAGGTTATTCCATCGGCAGCGTGGTGGTTCGCCGCCGATAG
- the hrpA gene encoding ATP-dependent RNA helicase HrpA, translating into MTDTRSDTPSTPKPKPDGEAAVKAMMEQLDACNQQEAARIVKTVARTKGKPGQKDLEKMASWLERGLEKVQQRHALHKPASFPEGLPVSERVDDIREAIENHQVVIIAGETGSGKTTQIPKICMNSGRGIRGLIGHTQPRRIAARSVAARIAEEIGEQIGQQIGYQVRFTDNTSEQSRVKVMTDGILLAEVQHDRFLDRYDTIIIDEAHERSLNIDFLLGYLRQLLPKRPDLKVIITSATIEVERFSEFFDKAPVIEVSGRTYPVDVRYRPLTGDEDDRDQGWTDGVLGALDEIEQHERSQKQPPGDILVFLPGEREIRNLSKVLRHVDLRHTEVLPLYSRLSNAEQNRVFQSHKGRRIVLSTNVAETSLTVPGIRYVIDTGVARISRYSVRSKIQRLPVEPISQASANQRAGRCGRVAPGICFRLYDETDFINRPEYTDPEILRTNLASVILQMATSGLGEIRQFPFLEAPDKRQVNDGYKLLEELGAVDDKRRVTRLGRTMARLPLDPRLARMLVTAAELGSLSETLVIIAGLSIQDPRERPQDKQQAADQAHAPFNDKESDFLTLLNVWNFYEEQRQELSQNQLKKVCQKSFLSWMRMREWRDIHRQLTLICREQKLAVNKDAASYEALHKAILAGLLGQVAVKVEKKEYLATRNRKVLIFPGSKVAKTGPKWIVATEIVETSRVFARVVASIQPEWIEPLAGHIVKHHYFEPHWEQKRAQVMGYEKVTLYGLDIVAKRRIPYAKVDPAECRNLFIRRALVEGDYRSKAPFIARNREMLDTVENLEKKTRRRDLLVDDEVLVAFYDERLPSDIISGRHFETWWKGLPAEQLKQLELTESDILQRPVDAKAADLYPDYLEWEGVRYPLSYEFEPTSEKDGVTLQVPLMALKQIPSRRLEWLVPGLLREKCIALVKSLPKALRRNFVPVPDFVDAALENLQPSNEPLTLQLGEQLRRMTGVQIDPDAWTDSELPKHLRMNLRVMGDGGRAIAESRETADLQHQLEGQAEQALASATQDDAATEPSGEYTEWQFGALPEQVQTEKGGMQVTVYPALEDLGKQVRQIRCLDRLTAEDTTRKAIARLIINRFGRTLDDLERKLPRFKQSALMFAPVGQSKVLLDDLLLATAMQHFLTEEIPRTAEGFDRVFDAHRGDFIPALEQADERLYQAMSGYQKVAKQLKGKINLVMANSMADLKFQLQNLIYPGFLVETPPEWLAEFGRYFEAALVRLEKMPREMGREREFLHTIEPLWSRYAVKRDEQQRQGVRDPELVLYRWMLEEFRVSFFAQQLGTAMTVSVKRLDRQWEKTKV; encoded by the coding sequence ATGACAGACACCCGTTCCGATACTCCGAGCACACCGAAACCCAAGCCCGATGGCGAAGCCGCCGTTAAAGCGATGATGGAGCAGCTGGACGCCTGCAATCAGCAGGAAGCCGCCCGCATTGTGAAAACGGTTGCCCGTACCAAGGGCAAACCGGGCCAGAAAGACCTGGAGAAAATGGCCAGCTGGCTGGAGCGCGGGCTTGAAAAGGTTCAGCAACGCCATGCCCTGCACAAGCCGGCCAGCTTCCCCGAGGGTCTTCCGGTCTCCGAGCGTGTGGATGATATCCGTGAGGCCATCGAAAACCATCAGGTGGTGATCATTGCGGGTGAGACCGGTTCTGGCAAAACCACCCAGATACCCAAAATCTGCATGAACAGTGGCCGTGGTATTCGTGGCCTGATCGGTCATACCCAGCCTCGGCGGATCGCCGCCCGCAGTGTGGCTGCCCGTATTGCCGAGGAGATCGGTGAGCAGATTGGTCAGCAGATCGGGTATCAGGTTCGTTTTACCGATAACACCTCCGAGCAATCCCGTGTAAAGGTGATGACCGACGGTATACTGCTGGCGGAGGTTCAGCACGACCGGTTTCTGGACCGCTACGATACGATCATCATCGACGAAGCCCACGAGCGCAGTCTCAACATCGATTTTCTGCTGGGCTACCTGCGCCAGCTTTTGCCCAAACGCCCGGATCTGAAGGTTATCATTACGTCGGCCACCATTGAGGTCGAGCGCTTCAGCGAGTTCTTCGACAAGGCGCCCGTGATCGAGGTGAGCGGCCGAACCTATCCGGTGGACGTGCGCTATCGGCCACTGACCGGAGATGAAGACGACCGGGATCAGGGGTGGACGGATGGCGTGCTGGGTGCCCTGGATGAAATCGAGCAGCACGAGCGCAGCCAGAAACAGCCGCCTGGAGATATTCTGGTTTTTCTGCCCGGCGAGCGCGAGATCCGCAACCTCAGCAAGGTTCTTCGCCACGTCGACCTGCGCCATACCGAAGTGCTTCCGCTGTATTCCCGATTGAGCAACGCCGAGCAGAATCGGGTTTTCCAGTCCCACAAGGGACGACGGATCGTGTTATCCACCAACGTGGCGGAGACCTCGCTGACGGTGCCGGGTATTCGATACGTGATCGATACCGGTGTTGCCCGGATCAGTCGTTACAGCGTGCGCTCGAAGATCCAGCGCCTGCCGGTGGAACCAATTTCCCAGGCGAGCGCCAACCAGAGGGCAGGGCGTTGCGGTCGTGTTGCCCCGGGCATCTGTTTCCGCCTGTACGATGAGACGGACTTCATCAACCGCCCGGAATACACCGATCCGGAAATCCTGCGAACCAACCTGGCGTCCGTCATTCTGCAGATGGCCACTTCAGGTTTGGGGGAGATTCGCCAGTTCCCATTTCTTGAGGCGCCGGATAAGCGCCAGGTAAACGACGGCTACAAGCTCCTTGAAGAGTTGGGCGCGGTGGATGACAAACGACGCGTCACCCGCCTTGGTCGAACCATGGCACGGCTGCCTCTGGACCCGCGCCTGGCCAGGATGCTGGTCACCGCCGCCGAGCTGGGGAGTCTTTCGGAAACGCTGGTGATCATTGCCGGGCTGAGTATTCAGGACCCCAGGGAACGCCCCCAGGACAAGCAGCAGGCTGCGGATCAGGCCCACGCGCCTTTCAATGACAAAGAATCCGATTTTCTGACGCTACTGAATGTCTGGAACTTCTACGAAGAACAGCGTCAGGAATTGTCCCAGAATCAGCTCAAAAAGGTCTGCCAGAAGAGTTTCCTGAGTTGGATGCGGATGCGGGAATGGCGGGACATCCATCGCCAGCTCACGTTGATCTGCCGGGAACAAAAGCTGGCGGTCAACAAGGATGCCGCCAGTTACGAAGCGCTGCACAAGGCGATTCTGGCGGGTCTCCTGGGCCAGGTGGCGGTGAAAGTTGAGAAAAAGGAATACCTGGCAACACGAAACCGCAAAGTCCTGATCTTTCCCGGTTCGAAGGTCGCCAAGACTGGCCCGAAATGGATTGTGGCCACCGAGATTGTGGAGACCAGTCGGGTGTTCGCCCGGGTGGTGGCCTCCATTCAACCGGAGTGGATTGAGCCCCTGGCCGGACATATCGTCAAGCACCACTACTTTGAGCCCCACTGGGAGCAGAAGCGGGCCCAGGTGATGGGCTATGAAAAGGTGACCCTTTACGGCCTCGATATCGTGGCCAAGCGCCGCATTCCTTACGCCAAGGTGGATCCGGCGGAATGCCGAAATCTGTTTATCCGGCGAGCCCTGGTGGAGGGGGATTACCGATCAAAGGCGCCCTTTATCGCCCGTAACAGGGAAATGCTCGACACGGTTGAGAATCTGGAGAAGAAGACCCGGCGGCGTGACCTGCTCGTTGACGATGAAGTGCTGGTGGCCTTCTATGATGAACGCCTGCCGTCAGACATCATCAGTGGCCGGCACTTCGAGACCTGGTGGAAGGGGCTCCCGGCGGAGCAGTTGAAGCAACTTGAGCTGACGGAATCCGACATTCTTCAGCGCCCGGTTGATGCCAAGGCCGCTGACCTGTACCCGGACTATCTGGAGTGGGAGGGTGTTCGATACCCGCTGAGCTATGAGTTCGAACCCACCAGTGAAAAGGACGGCGTTACGCTTCAGGTGCCCTTGATGGCGCTCAAGCAGATACCGTCCCGTCGCCTGGAATGGCTGGTGCCGGGACTGTTGAGGGAGAAGTGCATTGCCCTGGTGAAATCCCTGCCCAAGGCATTGCGCCGGAATTTCGTGCCGGTGCCGGATTTCGTGGATGCCGCTCTCGAAAATCTTCAGCCTTCCAACGAACCGCTGACGCTTCAGCTTGGCGAACAGTTGCGGCGCATGACCGGCGTGCAGATTGATCCTGATGCCTGGACCGATAGCGAATTGCCAAAACACTTGCGGATGAACCTTCGCGTTATGGGTGACGGCGGTCGCGCCATTGCAGAGAGCAGGGAAACGGCAGATCTTCAGCACCAACTTGAGGGTCAGGCCGAGCAGGCACTGGCCTCGGCAACTCAGGATGATGCGGCAACGGAACCGAGTGGCGAGTACACGGAATGGCAGTTCGGCGCATTGCCTGAACAGGTACAGACAGAAAAAGGCGGTATGCAGGTTACTGTGTATCCCGCCCTTGAGGACCTGGGTAAGCAGGTACGCCAGATCCGTTGTCTTGATCGGCTGACCGCTGAAGATACGACTCGGAAGGCTATCGCCCGCTTGATCATAAACCGGTTTGGCCGAACCCTTGATGATCTGGAGCGCAAGCTTCCCCGGTTTAAACAGTCTGCGCTGATGTTTGCTCCGGTGGGTCAGTCGAAAGTGTTGTTGGACGATCTGCTGTTGGCGACCGCCATGCAGCACTTTCTTACGGAAGAAATTCCGAGGACAGCAGAGGGCTTCGACAGGGTGTTTGATGCTCACCGAGGGGATTTCATTCCTGCACTGGAGCAGGCAGACGAACGGCTGTATCAGGCCATGTCCGGTTACCAGAAGGTAGCGAAACAGTTAAAAGGTAAGATCAATCTGGTCATGGCCAACAGCATGGCGGATCTCAAGTTTCAGCTGCAGAACCTGATATATCCGGGATTCCTGGTTGAGACGCCGCCTGAGTGGCTGGCGGAATTCGGGCGCTATTTTGAGGCGGCTCTGGTTCGGCTGGAGAAGATGCCCCGGGAAATGGGCCGGGAACGGGAATTTCTCCACACCATTGAGCCGCTCTGGTCCCGGTATGCTGTCAAGCGGGACGAACAGCAGCGGCAGGGTGTTCGAGACCCCGAGCTGGTGCTGTACCGCTGGATGCTGGAAGAATTCCGGGTGTCGTTTTTTGCACAGCAACTGGGCACGGCGATGACTGTGTCTGTAAAACGATTGGACCGGCAGTGGGAGAAAACGAAGGTCTGA
- a CDS encoding long-chain fatty acid--CoA ligase, producing MDFEQFYQDKYPAGVPREVDLNKYKSMVDVFEQSVKKFADRPAFSAVGATLTYRDLDTQSRNFAAWLQNKTDLKPGDRIAVQMPNVSQYPVVVFGAMRAGLIVVNTNPLYTTREMEHQFNDSGAKALVVLANMAENAEKVLPHTGIEHVIVTEIADMHSPIKRTLMNAVVKHVKKMVPPFNLPQAHKLPAVLSAGAREKFTPVECKQDDIAVLQYTGGTTGVAKGAMLTHGNLVANLLQTRPMMEDMVVEGQEVVIAPLPLYHIYSFTLNCGIMLEAGAHNVLIPNPRDIPGFVKELKNHKFTAFLGLNTLFVALCNNEDFQDLDFSSLKLTSSGGMALTSDTAKMWERVTGCEICEGFGMTETSPVVTFNPHSAIQIGTIGLPIPSTVVKTLDEEGNETPLGEPGELCVKGPQVMRGYWQRPEDTQKSFTEDGYLRTGDIALIQEDGYIRIVDRKKDMIIVSGFNVFPNEIEDVVSSHPKVVECAAVGVPDAKSGEAVKVYLVPTAEGVTENELKEFCRERLTAYKVPKKFEFRDELPKTNVGKILRRELRDEANNK from the coding sequence ATGGATTTTGAGCAGTTCTATCAGGATAAATACCCCGCCGGCGTACCCCGCGAGGTGGACCTGAACAAGTACAAAAGCATGGTGGATGTGTTCGAGCAGTCGGTCAAAAAATTTGCCGACCGTCCAGCTTTCAGTGCTGTTGGTGCAACTCTCACTTACCGTGACCTCGACACCCAGAGCCGCAACTTTGCAGCCTGGCTGCAAAACAAGACAGACCTGAAACCTGGCGACCGCATCGCGGTGCAGATGCCGAACGTCAGCCAGTACCCGGTCGTTGTGTTTGGCGCAATGCGAGCTGGCCTGATTGTAGTGAATACCAACCCGCTTTATACCACGCGGGAAATGGAACATCAGTTCAACGATTCCGGAGCCAAGGCGCTGGTGGTTCTCGCGAACATGGCCGAGAACGCCGAGAAGGTGTTGCCGCACACTGGCATCGAGCACGTGATTGTTACCGAAATCGCGGATATGCACTCGCCAATCAAGCGCACGCTGATGAATGCCGTGGTCAAGCATGTCAAAAAGATGGTGCCGCCGTTCAATCTGCCCCAGGCCCACAAGCTGCCTGCCGTTCTGAGTGCCGGCGCCCGTGAAAAATTCACCCCGGTAGAGTGCAAGCAGGATGACATTGCCGTGCTTCAGTACACCGGCGGGACGACCGGTGTGGCGAAAGGCGCGATGCTGACCCACGGCAACCTGGTAGCCAACCTGCTGCAGACCCGGCCTATGATGGAAGACATGGTGGTTGAAGGTCAGGAGGTTGTTATCGCGCCGCTGCCGCTCTACCACATTTATTCCTTTACCCTGAACTGCGGCATCATGCTTGAGGCCGGCGCGCACAACGTGCTGATTCCGAACCCGCGTGATATCCCGGGCTTTGTGAAAGAGCTGAAGAACCACAAGTTCACCGCGTTCCTGGGACTGAACACGCTCTTTGTCGCGCTTTGCAACAACGAAGACTTCCAGGATCTGGACTTCAGCAGCCTGAAGCTGACGTCCTCGGGCGGCATGGCGCTGACAAGCGACACTGCCAAGATGTGGGAGCGGGTCACTGGATGTGAGATCTGCGAGGGCTTCGGTATGACCGAAACGTCCCCGGTTGTGACCTTCAACCCCCACAGCGCCATTCAGATCGGCACCATCGGCCTTCCGATTCCGTCTACAGTGGTTAAAACTCTGGATGAAGAAGGCAATGAAACGCCTCTTGGCGAGCCCGGCGAGCTGTGCGTGAAGGGCCCGCAGGTTATGCGCGGTTACTGGCAGCGCCCTGAGGATACCCAGAAGTCCTTCACCGAGGACGGCTATCTGCGCACCGGGGACATTGCCCTGATTCAGGAAGACGGCTATATCCGTATTGTCGATCGCAAGAAAGACATGATCATTGTCTCTGGCTTCAACGTGTTCCCGAATGAGATCGAAGATGTGGTCAGCAGCCATCCGAAAGTGGTCGAGTGCGCCGCGGTTGGCGTTCCCGATGCCAAGAGTGGTGAGGCGGTCAAGGTTTACCTGGTGCCGACGGCTGAAGGCGTCACGGAAAACGAGCTCAAGGAGTTTTGTCGCGAGCGGCTAACCGCCTACAAGGTTCCCAAGAAATTCGAGTTCCGGGACGAGCTGCCCAAGACAAATGTGGGCAAGATCCTGCGCCGTGAACTGCGGGACGAGGCGAACAATAAGTAA
- a CDS encoding MaoC/PaaZ C-terminal domain-containing protein has protein sequence MSDTLDTLENITYDELNEGDTATFTRTLTEDELVLFAAVSGDVNPVHLDSEFAAGSMFKERIAHGMWSGSLISAALATVMPGPGTIYLEQSLSFKRPVKLDDTLTVHLKVLRKEPKGRVVVECDVRNQNEQKVVIGEAKVIAPTEKVSLHKPRLPKIAIEH, from the coding sequence ATGAGCGATACCCTTGATACCCTGGAAAATATCACCTACGACGAGCTGAACGAAGGCGATACCGCGACCTTCACACGCACCCTTACCGAGGACGAACTGGTGCTGTTTGCAGCGGTCTCCGGCGATGTAAACCCGGTACACCTGGACTCTGAATTTGCCGCAGGCTCCATGTTCAAGGAACGCATAGCCCACGGTATGTGGAGCGGCTCGTTGATTTCGGCGGCTCTGGCAACAGTGATGCCAGGCCCTGGGACGATTTACCTGGAGCAGAGTCTTTCGTTCAAGCGGCCGGTTAAACTGGACGACACCCTGACGGTTCATCTCAAAGTCCTTCGCAAGGAGCCGAAAGGCCGGGTTGTGGTGGAGTGCGACGTGCGCAATCAGAACGAACAGAAGGTGGTCATCGGTGAAGCGAAGGTGATCGCCCCGACGGAAAAGGTGTCTCTGCACAAACCGCGACTGCCGAAAATCGCCATCGAACACTGA
- a CDS encoding AgmX/PglI C-terminal domain-containing protein, with protein MADSGWSRMGDSGLPWSRDQAESRRFTGIVLLVTALFLPPALLIPTQDVPEIERSEAETIPPRLARLVEKPQPVVTPEPVKPEAEPEPEPKPEVQPEKPEQPEPEVAEVEPAPEPEVKPQVASEPKPKPTQTIEQAREKASRSGLLSMRDKLASLRSPEPAPARKFSVNTEGSAPGRTRENEASTEVLAGSGGVEDTVAPETTVAVAEHEVKTVAAPVEETRQVVAKPAETAPSAGERAMSNIRKVFDAQKTALYSMYRRELRQDPTLEGKVLLELVIEPDGSVSACEVVSSELGHATLEQRIAMRVRLFNFGADNVEPRKVRFPIDFLPG; from the coding sequence ATGGCTGACAGCGGATGGTCTCGAATGGGCGATTCAGGGCTGCCATGGAGTCGTGATCAGGCCGAGAGTAGACGATTTACGGGCATCGTCTTGTTGGTGACGGCGCTGTTTTTGCCGCCTGCGTTGCTAATTCCCACTCAGGATGTGCCGGAGATCGAGCGCAGCGAAGCCGAGACGATTCCCCCAAGGCTGGCTCGCCTGGTGGAGAAGCCGCAACCGGTGGTGACACCGGAGCCGGTGAAGCCCGAGGCGGAACCCGAGCCCGAGCCGAAACCAGAAGTGCAGCCTGAAAAGCCTGAACAGCCGGAGCCGGAAGTTGCCGAGGTTGAACCTGCTCCGGAACCAGAGGTAAAACCTCAGGTAGCTTCGGAGCCAAAGCCGAAGCCAACGCAAACCATCGAGCAGGCTAGGGAGAAAGCGTCGAGATCGGGGCTGCTGTCGATGAGGGACAAGTTGGCATCACTCAGGTCCCCCGAACCAGCGCCGGCTCGAAAATTTTCGGTCAACACGGAAGGCAGCGCCCCGGGTCGAACCCGAGAGAATGAGGCATCGACGGAAGTCCTCGCTGGCAGTGGCGGAGTTGAAGATACGGTTGCTCCTGAAACAACCGTCGCTGTGGCTGAGCACGAGGTCAAAACAGTTGCGGCCCCCGTTGAAGAAACCAGGCAAGTGGTTGCTAAACCTGCCGAGACAGCCCCGTCCGCTGGTGAGCGGGCAATGAGCAATATTCGGAAAGTCTTCGATGCCCAGAAAACGGCACTCTATTCCATGTATCGGAGGGAACTCCGCCAGGACCCGACCCTAGAGGGCAAAGTCTTGCTGGAGCTGGTCATAGAGCCGGATGGTTCGGTTTCCGCCTGCGAGGTAGTCAGTTCGGAGCTTGGGCATGCCACCCTGGAGCAACGGATTGCCATGCGGGTACGGCTCTTCAATTTCGGGGCCGACAATGTTGAGCCCCGCAAGGTCAGGTTCCCGATTGATTTCCTGCCCGGGTGA
- a CDS encoding ExbD/TolR family protein, producing MKTSRKAKRIRRHYGRMKKPGGLNLVSLMDIFTILVFFLMVNSSDVKVMQNTADVPLPKSTAQQAAVESLTVQITGNAILVQGSEVARLEGIEIGDTYITGLSEELSWRRSRWSEIPEEGLDVTIMAGRDTDYRLLRKVMQTCVDEQYRQVRLAVEREVRNG from the coding sequence ATGAAGACCTCGCGCAAGGCCAAAAGAATTCGTCGACATTACGGCCGTATGAAGAAGCCTGGGGGCCTGAACCTGGTGTCCCTGATGGACATCTTCACGATCCTGGTTTTCTTCCTGATGGTGAATTCGTCGGATGTGAAAGTGATGCAGAACACCGCGGACGTGCCACTGCCAAAGTCCACGGCGCAACAGGCGGCCGTTGAGAGCCTGACAGTCCAGATAACGGGCAATGCCATTCTCGTTCAGGGCAGCGAAGTTGCAAGACTGGAGGGTATCGAGATTGGTGATACCTATATCACTGGGCTTTCGGAAGAGCTTTCCTGGCGTCGCAGTCGCTGGTCTGAAATTCCCGAGGAGGGGCTTGACGTAACCATCATGGCGGGTCGCGACACCGACTACCGATTGCTTCGCAAGGTCATGCAGACCTGTGTTGATGAGCAGTACCGGCAGGTGCGGCTCGCTGTGGAACGGGAGGTCCGAAATGGCTGA
- a CDS encoding ExbD/TolR family protein has translation MRRRHRRLSVSPELDITAFLNLMIVLVPVLLLGMVFSQVRMIELNFPGMDAGETPAPEEFRLVVTLIPEGIEIADSDRGLIRVLPAEEAVQDFEGLRQVLRQIKNRVPEKTDVVLEVGPDIDYQTLITAMDTVRSYPAVVAASVVEGELFPDVSLKDAPADRKLAANARLESGEDA, from the coding sequence ATGAGACGACGTCACCGCAGGTTAAGCGTATCGCCTGAGCTGGATATTACCGCCTTTCTCAATCTGATGATTGTGCTGGTACCTGTCCTGTTGCTCGGCATGGTATTCAGTCAGGTTCGAATGATCGAGCTGAATTTTCCCGGTATGGATGCCGGGGAAACGCCGGCGCCCGAAGAGTTCCGTCTCGTGGTTACTTTGATTCCGGAGGGTATTGAAATCGCCGACAGTGATCGCGGCTTGATCCGTGTGTTGCCGGCAGAAGAGGCAGTTCAAGACTTCGAAGGCCTGCGTCAGGTCCTTCGGCAGATAAAAAACCGGGTTCCCGAGAAGACTGATGTGGTTCTGGAAGTCGGGCCAGACATCGATTACCAGACACTGATCACGGCCATGGATACGGTCCGTTCTTATCCGGCTGTGGTTGCGGCCAGCGTGGTTGAGGGAGAGCTGTTTCCTGATGTCTCGCTGAAGGATGCGCCCGCAGACCGAAAGCTTGCGGCGAATGCCCGGCTTGAATCCGGGGAGGACGCATGA